A genomic region of Caenorhabditis elegans chromosome V contains the following coding sequences:
- the hsp-6 gene encoding Heat shock protein hsp-6 (Confirmed by transcript evidence) produces the protein MLSARSFLSSARTIARSSLMSARSLSDKPKGHVIGIDLGTTNSCVSIMEGKTPKVIENAEGVRTTPSTVAFTADGERLVGAPAKRQAVTNSANTLFATKRLIGRRYEDPEVQKDLKVVPYKIVKASNGDAWVEAQGKVYSPSQVGAFVLMKMKETAESYLGTTVNNAVVTVPAYFNDSQRQATKDAGQISGLNVLRVINEPTAAALAYGLDKDAGDKIIAVYDLGGGTFDVSILEIQKGVFEVKSTNGDTFLGGEDFDHALVHHLVGEFKKEQGVDLTKDPQAMQRLREAAEKAKCELSSTTQTDINLPYITMDQSGPKHLNLKLTRAKFEQIVGDLIKRTIEPCRKALHDAEVKSSQIADVLLVGGMSRMPKVQATVQEIFGKVPSKAVNPDEAVAMGAAIQGAVLAGDVTDVLLLDVTPLSLGIETLGGIMTKLITRNTTIPTKKSQVFSTAADGQTQVQIKVFQGEREMATSNKLLGQFSLVGIPPAPRGVPQVEVTFDIDANGIVNVSARDRGTGKEQQIVIQSSGGLSKDQIENMIKEAEKNAAEDAKRKELVEVINQAEGIIHDTEAKMTEFADQLPKDECEALRTKIADTKKILDNKDNETPEAIKEACNTLQQQSLKLFEAAYKNMAAKNSGGDAQEAKTAEEPKKEQN, from the exons ATGCTTTCCGCACGATCATTCTTGTCTTCCGCTCGCACAATTGCTCGATCGAGCTTGATGAGCGCCAGAAGCTTGTCGGACAAACCAAAGGGACATGTTATCGGAATTGATCTTGGAACCACAAACTCCTGTGTCAGTATCATGGAAGGAAAGACTCCAAAAGTTATCGAGAACGCAGAAGGAGTCAGAACCACTCCATCGACGGTTGCTTTCACTGCTGACGGTGAGCGTCTTGTTGGAGCTCCAGCCAAAAGACAGGCCGTTACCAACTCTGCCAATACTCTTTTCGCCACAAAGAGATTGATCGGAAGAAGATACGAAGACCCAGAGGTTCAAAAGGACTT aaaggtCGTTCCATACAAGATTGTCAAAGCCAGCAACGGAGACGCGTGGGTTGAGGCTCAAGGAAAAGTGTATTCCCCATCTCAGGTTGGAGCATTCGTTCTGATGAAGATGAAGGAAACTGCCGAAAGCTATTTGGGAACCACCGTCAACAACGCCGTTGTTACAGTTCCAGCTTACTTCAACGATTCTCAGCGTCAAGCTACTAAGGATGCTGGACAAATCTCTGGTCTTAACGTTCTTCGTGTCATCAACGAGCCAACTGCTGCCGCTCTCGCCTATGGATTGGATAAGGACGCTGGAGATAAGAT catCGCTGTCTACGATCTTGGAGGTGGTACTTTCGATGTGTCAATTCTTGAAATCCAAAAGGGCGTCTTCGAGGTCAAGTCCACCAACGGAGATACATTCCTCGGAGGAGAAGACTTCGATCACGCTCTCGTCCATCACCTCGTTGGAGAGTTCAAGAAGGAGCAAGGAGTTGATCTTACCAAGGATCCACAGGCCATGCAGAGACTTCGTGAAGCCGCCGAGAAGGCCAAGTGCGAACTTTCATCCACCACCCAGACCGACATTAATCTTCCATACATCACCATGGATCAATCTGGACCAAAACATCTTAACTTGAAGCTCACCAGAGCCAAGTTCGAGCAGATTGTCGGAGATCTCATCAAGAGAACCATTGAGCCATGCCGTAAGGCTCTTCACGACGCTGAAGTCAAGTCCTCCCAAATCGCCGATGTTCTTCTCGTAGGAGGAATGAGCAGAATGCCAAAGGTGCAAGCCACTGTTCAAGAAATCTTCGGAAAAGTTCCATCAAAGGCTGTCAACCCAGACGAGGCCGTCGCCATGGGAGCTGCTATTCAAGGAGCCGTCTTGGCCGGAGACGTCACCGATGTTCTTCTCCTTGATGTCACTCCACTTTCCCTTGGTATCGAGACTCTCGGAGGAATTATGACCAAACTCATCACCAGAAACACTACCATCCCAACTAAGAAGTCCCAAGTCTTCTCTACCGCCGCCGATGGACAGACTCAAGTGCAGATCAAGGTGTTCCAAGGAGAACGTGAAATGGCCACCAGCAACAAACTTCTCGGTCAATTCTCGCTTGTCGGAATTCCACCAGCACCACGTGGTGTTCCACAAGTCGAGGTCACCTTTGACATTGACGCTAATGGTATCGTGAACGTTTCAGCCAGAGATCGTGGAACCGGAAAGGAACAACAGA tcgTTATCCAATCTTCTGGAGGACTTTCCAAGGACCAAATCGAGAATATGATCAAGGAAGCCGAAAAGAATGCCGCTGAGGACGCAAAGAGAAAGGAGCTCGTCGAGGTTATCAATCAAGCTGAAGGAATCATCCACGACACCGAAGCCAAGATGACCGAGTTTGCCGATCAATTGCCAAAGGACGAATGTGAGGCTCTCCGAACCAAGATTGCTGATACTAAGAAGATTCTCGACAACAAGGACAATGAGACTCCAGAAGCTATCAAGGAGGCTTGCAACACTCTTCAACAACAATCGCTCAAGCTTTTCGAGGCTGCTTATAAGAACATGGCTGCCAAGAACTCTGGAGGTGACGCCCAGGAGGCCAAGACCGCCGAGGAGCCAAAGAAGGAGCAAAACTAA